Proteins encoded by one window of Streptomyces sp. ALI-76-A:
- a CDS encoding LysR substrate-binding domain-containing protein — translation MELRHLQHFVAVAEDQHFTRAAERLLVSQSGLSASIRALERELQTPLFVRTTRRVTLTEAGRALLGEAERILAQVRSAHEAVAAVQGVLRGTLALGTEQCIAGVQVARLLAVFRRHHPDVEIRLRQAGAAALAEEVAAGRLDLAFAVRTQGDTDQLRSVALTSEPMTVLCHPDHRLAAVGAAVTPEEIGGEVFVDFHPDWGPRRITDAAFAAAGVRRTVALEVNDVHSLLDLVDENLGVAVVPRHFRHKRQALTALPLKGTDDTMYETVALLPPPQAASPAARALMTLLEPADA, via the coding sequence ATGGAACTGCGCCATCTCCAGCACTTCGTCGCGGTCGCCGAGGACCAGCATTTCACCCGGGCCGCCGAGCGGCTGCTGGTGTCCCAGTCCGGCCTGTCGGCCTCCATCCGCGCGCTGGAGCGGGAGCTCCAGACCCCTCTGTTCGTGCGGACGACCCGCCGGGTGACGCTCACCGAGGCCGGACGGGCGCTGCTGGGCGAGGCCGAGCGGATCCTGGCGCAGGTGCGGTCGGCGCACGAGGCCGTCGCCGCTGTGCAGGGCGTGCTGCGCGGCACCCTCGCCCTCGGCACCGAGCAGTGCATCGCGGGGGTGCAGGTGGCACGGCTGCTGGCGGTCTTCCGGCGGCATCACCCGGACGTGGAGATCCGGCTGCGGCAGGCGGGCGCCGCCGCGCTCGCCGAGGAGGTCGCCGCGGGCCGCCTCGACCTGGCGTTCGCGGTGCGCACCCAGGGGGACACCGACCAGTTGCGGTCGGTGGCGCTGACGAGTGAGCCGATGACCGTGCTGTGCCATCCCGACCACCGGCTCGCGGCCGTCGGTGCCGCGGTGACGCCGGAGGAGATCGGCGGTGAGGTGTTCGTCGACTTCCATCCGGACTGGGGGCCGCGCCGGATCACCGACGCGGCGTTCGCCGCGGCGGGCGTGCGGCGGACTGTGGCGCTGGAGGTGAACGACGTGCACAGCCTGCTCGACCTGGTGGACGAGAACCTGGGCGTCGCCGTCGTGCCCCGCCACTTCCGGCACAAGCGGCAGGCCCTCACCGCCCTCCCGCTGAAGGGCACCGACGACACGATGTACGAGACGGTCGCGCTGCTGCCGCCCCCGCAGGCGGCCAGTCCCGCCGCCCGCGCGCTGATGACCCTTCTGGAGCCGGCGGACGCGTGA
- a CDS encoding DinB family protein, which produces MHAKDILIDAYSRIQEEVHAVVDGLGADELNARPAAGTNSVAWLVWHLTRVQDDHVADAAGLDQVWLSQGWEKRFGLGLSRHDTGYGHSPAQVAKVRVDSGDLLTGYYDAVHEQTLGYLRGLAAKDFERIVDERWDPPVTLAVRLVSVLSDDLQHVGQAAYVRGLPASTAS; this is translated from the coding sequence ATGCATGCCAAGGACATCCTCATCGACGCGTACAGCCGCATCCAGGAAGAGGTCCACGCCGTCGTCGACGGTCTGGGCGCGGACGAGCTCAACGCCCGGCCCGCGGCCGGCACCAACTCCGTCGCCTGGCTGGTCTGGCACCTCACGCGGGTCCAGGACGACCACGTGGCCGACGCCGCGGGGCTCGACCAGGTCTGGCTCTCCCAGGGCTGGGAGAAACGGTTCGGTCTCGGCCTGTCCCGCCATGACACCGGCTACGGGCACAGCCCCGCGCAGGTCGCCAAGGTCCGGGTCGACTCCGGTGACCTGCTGACCGGGTACTACGACGCCGTGCACGAGCAGACGCTCGGGTACCTGCGCGGACTGGCCGCCAAGGACTTCGAGCGGATCGTGGACGAGCGCTGGGATCCGCCGGTCACCCTGGCCGTACGCCTGGTCAGCGTGCTGTCCGACGATCTCCAGCACGTCGGGCAGGCCGCCTACGTCCGCGGGCTGCCGGCGAGCACCGCCTCGTAG
- a CDS encoding adenosine deaminase, whose product MTAPRIATDTLRRLPKAVLHDHLDGALRPATLVELADAAGHHLPTTDPDALAAWYVEAAGSGDLVRYIGTFEHTLAVLQTREGLLRAAEEYVLDLAADGVVYGEVRYAPELMLKGGLTLPEVVETVQEGLAAGMAKAAAAGTSVRVGTLLCGMRMFDRTREIAGLAVAFRDAGVVGFDIAGAEDGFPPADHLAAFAYLRRENVPFTIHAGEAHGLPSIHQALQVCGAQRIGHGVRITDDIPDLAAGKLGRLAGWVRDRRIALEMCPTSNLQTGAAGSIAGHPITALKDLGFRVTLNTDNRLVSGTTMTREMSLLVEQAGWTAEDLRTVTVNALKSAFVPFDEREALIADVVLPGYEAVLAGSPRT is encoded by the coding sequence ATGACCGCGCCCCGCATCGCCACCGACACCCTCCGCCGGCTGCCCAAGGCCGTGCTGCACGACCACCTCGACGGCGCCCTGCGCCCCGCCACCCTGGTGGAGCTCGCGGACGCGGCCGGCCACCACCTGCCCACCACCGACCCGGACGCCCTCGCGGCCTGGTACGTCGAGGCCGCAGGCTCCGGGGACCTGGTGCGCTACATAGGCACCTTCGAGCACACCCTCGCCGTGCTCCAGACCCGCGAGGGCCTGCTGCGCGCCGCCGAGGAGTACGTCCTGGACCTCGCCGCCGACGGTGTGGTGTACGGCGAGGTGCGCTACGCGCCCGAGCTGATGCTGAAGGGCGGGCTGACCCTGCCCGAGGTCGTCGAGACCGTCCAGGAGGGGCTGGCCGCGGGCATGGCGAAGGCGGCCGCCGCGGGCACCTCGGTGCGGGTCGGCACGCTGCTGTGCGGGATGCGGATGTTCGACCGGACCAGGGAGATCGCCGGTCTGGCCGTCGCCTTCCGGGACGCCGGTGTCGTCGGCTTCGACATCGCGGGCGCCGAGGACGGCTTCCCGCCCGCCGACCACCTGGCCGCCTTCGCGTACCTGCGCCGCGAGAACGTCCCGTTCACCATCCACGCCGGCGAGGCGCACGGCCTGCCCAGCATCCACCAGGCGCTCCAGGTGTGCGGCGCCCAGCGCATCGGGCACGGCGTCCGCATCACCGACGACATCCCCGACCTGGCGGCGGGCAAGCTCGGCCGCCTCGCGGGCTGGGTCCGCGACCGCCGGATCGCCCTGGAGATGTGCCCGACCTCGAACCTTCAGACCGGCGCCGCCGGCTCGATCGCCGGGCACCCGATCACCGCGCTGAAGGATCTCGGCTTCCGGGTGACCCTCAACACCGACAACCGTCTGGTGTCGGGCACCACGATGACCCGGGAGATGTCCCTGCTGGTGGAGCAGGCGGGCTGGACGGCCGAGGACCTGCGCACGGTCACGGTGAACGCCCTGAAGAGCGCGTTCGTCCCGTTCGACGAGCGCGAGGCCCTCATCGCGGACGTCGTCCTGCCGGGCTACGAGGCGGTGCTCGCCGGCAGCCCGCGGACGTAG